One part of the Arachidicoccus terrestris genome encodes these proteins:
- a CDS encoding cytochrome c gives MEFFDNHKKLFFTAAAFFIGLTLLVAVIPAWQTDRINQPLPGATKLSPAARKGKAIYVANGCIACHTQQVRNLDMDKTWGSRPSVAADYALDRRPDIWHNTATLMGSERTGPDLTNIGNRQPSKDWNLVHLFNPRAVVKESVMPAYPWLFIYRDKPKKTDIVVNVPAAFMDGKPGKYVATKKAMYLLAYLQSLKQVELPDGTVSPAFLYKRAAIKAEEASGGATTDGAALYTANCQSCHQANGEGLPGAFPPLKGSSVVTGDNLELYVGIIMNGYTGREKEGFGPMPNIGTTAGLTPEEVTAIINHERTSWGNSASEVKVEDVKTFMDAAKLSAGQ, from the coding sequence ATGGAATTTTTTGATAATCATAAAAAGCTATTCTTTACAGCCGCTGCGTTTTTTATCGGCCTGACGCTTTTGGTAGCTGTAATCCCTGCATGGCAGACCGATAGAATCAATCAACCCCTGCCAGGTGCCACTAAGTTAAGCCCGGCTGCCCGAAAAGGTAAGGCCATTTATGTGGCCAATGGCTGCATCGCCTGCCATACGCAGCAGGTCAGAAATCTGGATATGGATAAGACCTGGGGGTCCCGGCCCAGCGTCGCAGCAGACTATGCCTTGGATAGAAGACCAGATATATGGCACAATACTGCAACGCTTATGGGTTCGGAAAGAACAGGCCCTGATCTGACCAATATCGGTAATCGCCAACCCAGTAAGGACTGGAACTTAGTCCACTTATTTAATCCGAGGGCTGTCGTCAAAGAATCCGTTATGCCGGCCTATCCATGGTTGTTTATATATAGAGATAAACCCAAAAAGACCGATATCGTTGTCAATGTTCCGGCAGCGTTTATGGATGGAAAACCTGGAAAATACGTAGCTACCAAGAAAGCCATGTATCTATTGGCCTATCTACAGTCTCTCAAGCAGGTAGAACTACCTGACGGGACTGTTTCCCCAGCGTTTCTGTATAAAAGAGCTGCTATCAAAGCTGAGGAGGCAAGCGGTGGGGCTACGACCGATGGTGCAGCCTTATATACAGCCAACTGTCAAAGCTGCCATCAGGCCAACGGAGAGGGTTTGCCAGGCGCCTTTCCTCCCCTGAAAGGCAGTAGTGTTGTTACCGGAGATAACCTGGAACTTTATGTAGGCATTATTATGAATGGTTATACAGGCAGAGAAAAAGAAGGCTTTGGCCCTATGCCCAATATCGGTACTACAGCCGGGCTAACACCTGAGGAAGTAACGGCCATTATCAACCATGAGCGTACAAGTTGGGGCAATAGCGCATCAGAGGTAAAAGTAGAAGATGTGAAAACAT
- a CDS encoding TonB-dependent receptor has translation MLLRKTLQLLVIILLPVFAMAQVTTSAISGKVVTATGAPLEGASIKVVHMPSGTVYNTISRENGLFDLQGLRVGGPYVLDVTYVGMVPQKVEDITLRLGETYDLKIDMQDASSDNNTDVTVHAQVRKGASLKTGAGTIITTQQLSELPSISRSITDFTRLTPQANGNGFAGRDGRYNNLQVDGANLNNNFGLSSDLTPGGGSPISLDALSEVSVNIAPYDVRQSGFTGAGINVVTKSGTNEFHGTAYGFYRNQDFYGYKVDGQDLAKTPNKNTIYGASLGGPIIKNKLFFFANFEKEKSSMPGITYVAAGSKNSGNKSSTTIEDLKTVHDFVLDKYGYDVGAYDNFPNFESQNTKFLAKIDWNIDNANKLTAKYTSYSGYDIFPMNGSSVPQNGTIFVTGQTNGVKRLPNNRFSEKSMAFSNSNYRTNHIVQTGSLELNSRINNSLNNQFLATYTHVSDIREPLGGKVFPTVDIFNGAGQNYISLGTDPFTNNNQLLNNILNFTDNITLYAGNHTLTGGVTFERQKVGNMFMGGSQGHYVFNSLEDFLTEQQPAYYGYTYSLVEGQPAVFSAELIMSQLGIYLQDEYKVNPNFKLTYGLRMDMPIYGKKPIDNPTIDALEFPDRNGNMRHYNTGAWPKNTPLFSPRIGFNWDVMGDKSLIVRGGSGVFSGRIPFVFLTNMPSNSGVYQNAVFLNNTADLNEAGVIKFDPDINAYANSPKFPKKAQTTTPPQNFVLIDPNFKFPQVWRTNVGADKRFGNGWTATVDLMFTKDLNAVVMRNPNLKAPTANYDGEDNRPYYPAGAEKFYYDEHLVGTPIVLENTHKGYSFSGTAQISRRVGGFYGSLAYTYSMAKEVSPNPGSRATSAWQSIANVNGPNDQVLDNSQYAVPHRVVGNFSYTFNHGFSKRFPTTLSLFYQGSAQSMNSYVLNGSIVGDGNAELMYVYAKGSDIAFRDYTTKAGKTYTVAQQQKAYDQFISSSKYLSKHKGEYVSRYGAATPWFNELDFKLTQTLFSIESTSGRTLHQLQFTADIFNLPNLISSKWANWGYRRKMSLTNPLQFKVDGSTKEIYYNLSEYNGDLVNSSTDVNVSSSSTWSLQLGLRYTF, from the coding sequence ATGTTATTGAGAAAAACTTTACAATTATTGGTAATCATATTGCTACCTGTCTTTGCAATGGCGCAGGTAACAACCAGTGCCATTAGCGGTAAGGTGGTGACAGCAACGGGGGCTCCTCTGGAAGGTGCTTCTATTAAAGTTGTCCATATGCCTTCCGGAACAGTGTACAATACCATTTCCCGTGAGAACGGGCTATTTGACCTCCAGGGGCTGCGAGTTGGCGGGCCCTATGTATTGGATGTCACTTATGTAGGTATGGTCCCCCAAAAGGTGGAAGATATTACCTTGAGACTTGGAGAAACTTATGACCTGAAAATCGATATGCAGGACGCATCATCTGATAACAACACGGACGTCACCGTACATGCACAAGTCAGAAAAGGCGCCAGCCTCAAAACCGGAGCCGGAACAATTATTACTACCCAGCAATTAAGTGAGCTGCCCAGTATCAGCCGTTCAATTACTGATTTTACCCGTCTAACACCACAGGCAAACGGTAATGGCTTTGCCGGAAGGGACGGACGCTATAACAATCTTCAGGTAGACGGAGCCAACCTCAATAATAACTTTGGATTAAGTTCGGACCTGACGCCAGGGGGTGGCTCACCTATTTCTCTGGATGCCTTAAGTGAAGTATCAGTCAATATAGCACCCTATGATGTTCGCCAGTCCGGGTTTACCGGTGCCGGTATCAACGTCGTCACTAAAAGCGGCACCAATGAATTCCACGGAACTGCCTATGGGTTTTACAGAAATCAGGATTTTTATGGCTATAAAGTCGACGGGCAAGACCTGGCAAAAACACCGAATAAAAACACCATCTATGGTGCTTCTTTAGGAGGCCCGATCATCAAAAACAAACTGTTCTTCTTTGCCAACTTCGAAAAGGAAAAGAGTTCAATGCCCGGCATTACCTATGTAGCAGCCGGCTCTAAAAATAGCGGCAATAAGTCCTCTACGACTATAGAAGACCTGAAAACAGTACATGACTTTGTACTGGATAAATATGGCTACGATGTAGGTGCTTATGACAATTTTCCTAATTTTGAGTCCCAGAACACTAAGTTTCTGGCTAAAATTGACTGGAATATTGACAACGCGAATAAATTAACCGCGAAATACACCTCTTACAGTGGGTACGATATCTTTCCAATGAACGGATCGAGCGTTCCTCAAAATGGGACTATATTTGTAACGGGACAAACAAATGGCGTTAAAAGATTACCCAATAATCGTTTTAGCGAGAAGTCCATGGCCTTTAGCAATTCGAATTACAGAACGAATCATATTGTACAGACTGGATCACTCGAATTAAACAGCCGGATCAATAATTCGTTAAATAATCAATTTCTCGCTACCTATACCCATGTCAGTGACATCAGAGAACCTTTAGGCGGCAAGGTATTTCCCACAGTTGATATCTTTAACGGGGCAGGGCAGAACTACATCAGTCTCGGTACTGATCCGTTCACCAACAATAATCAACTGTTGAACAATATCCTGAATTTCACGGATAATATCACACTATATGCAGGCAATCACACCTTGACAGGCGGCGTTACCTTCGAACGCCAAAAAGTAGGCAACATGTTTATGGGAGGCTCTCAGGGTCATTATGTATTTAACTCTCTGGAAGATTTCCTTACAGAACAGCAACCTGCCTATTATGGCTATACGTATTCATTAGTAGAAGGCCAGCCTGCCGTATTTTCTGCGGAACTGATTATGAGTCAATTGGGTATTTATCTGCAAGATGAGTATAAGGTTAACCCTAACTTTAAACTCACTTACGGTTTAAGAATGGATATGCCAATTTACGGCAAAAAACCGATCGATAACCCCACTATTGATGCATTAGAGTTCCCTGACAGAAATGGCAATATGAGGCATTATAATACAGGAGCATGGCCGAAAAATACACCACTTTTTTCACCAAGAATCGGATTTAACTGGGACGTAATGGGAGATAAGTCATTGATTGTCAGAGGCGGTTCCGGAGTTTTCTCGGGCCGGATTCCCTTCGTTTTCCTGACCAATATGCCTTCCAACAGCGGTGTGTATCAAAATGCAGTTTTCTTAAACAATACAGCCGATCTGAATGAAGCCGGTGTGATCAAGTTTGACCCCGATATCAACGCATATGCCAACTCTCCTAAATTCCCGAAAAAAGCACAGACAACAACACCTCCTCAGAACTTTGTATTGATCGACCCAAATTTCAAATTTCCGCAGGTCTGGCGGACAAATGTCGGTGCGGACAAAAGATTCGGCAATGGCTGGACCGCCACAGTTGACCTCATGTTTACCAAGGACCTTAATGCGGTGGTAATGCGGAACCCCAACTTAAAGGCTCCGACCGCTAATTATGATGGAGAGGATAATCGCCCTTATTATCCTGCTGGCGCCGAAAAGTTCTATTATGACGAACATTTGGTGGGTACGCCGATTGTGTTGGAAAACACACATAAAGGCTATTCTTTCTCCGGGACGGCACAGATTTCTAGAAGGGTAGGCGGCTTTTATGGTTCTCTGGCCTATACTTATTCTATGGCAAAAGAAGTCAGCCCGAACCCGGGATCCAGGGCCACTTCAGCCTGGCAGTCTATAGCGAACGTAAACGGACCAAACGATCAGGTATTGGATAACTCCCAATACGCTGTGCCACATCGCGTAGTGGGTAATTTTTCTTACACATTTAATCATGGCTTCTCTAAACGCTTCCCAACAACATTATCGTTATTCTATCAGGGTAGTGCACAAAGTATGAACAGCTATGTGTTGAATGGCTCTATTGTAGGGGATGGTAACGCAGAGCTTATGTATGTATATGCCAAGGGAAGCGATATTGCCTTTAGAGATTACACAACTAAGGCGGGCAAAACCTACACAGTAGCTCAGCAGCAAAAAGCCTATGATCAGTTTATCTCTTCCAGTAAATATCTTTCTAAGCATAAGGGAGAGTATGTTAGCCGCTATGGCGCCGCCACGCCTTGGTTTAATGAATTGGACTTTAAGCTGACCCAAACCTTGTTTTCGATTGAATCTACTAGCGGCAGAACACTGCACCAACTTCAGTTTACTGCAGATATATTTAATCTGCCTAACCTGATCAGTAGTAAATGGGCCAACTGGGGATATAGAAGAAAAATGTCACTGACTAACCCGCTTCAGTTCAAGGTTGATGGCAGTACCAAAGAGATTTATTACAACCTGTCAGAATACAACGGAGATCTCGTTAACAGTTCAACAGACGTTAATGTTTCTTCCTCCAGTACCTGGAGCCTTCAGTTAGGTTTACGTTACACCTTTTAA
- a CDS encoding cbb3-type cytochrome c oxidase subunit I, translating into MKNKCFVLFTRLFILSYILGAFESAFGQEQAGVFEKTHPALGVLLFIALITTGIVFLAVWLKTRQGRINQETKNYDAPVKEEKMSTYIKNMDSEEIDAFLKFKSTTKKGPGTPTFLIATFLMLLPASSILAQDTTPVKETGGLFSDTGIIITIVLILIPVLVGLILMVIKTSNILRQLANRRRLKEAERLAEILTETDNPELMATLEKRKSALDYSLHRTELSGNLDPEDNRGLINIKSNAGLPVVEAKKKAVKRPKVDPKLTRLVLWYLGCATFWLLLGTTVGEYLGIKFVAPDADASPWLSFGRLRPVHTNAVFWGWASLAMLGLATYVVPRVGNTKLASIKMGWWSLILINITVVAGSLCLMGGINNAGGEYREYIWPVMLPFAIALVLSLINFLNTVAQRKTTEIYIANWYIIAAIIFTIVIALVAYLPWWQNGLGETIAQGYYMHQGVGMWFMLFTLGVVYYFLPQQLNKPIYSYSLGILAFWTQILFYTLIGTHHFIFSPIPWWLQTVAIVGSMGMAIPVIAGTTNFLMTFKGGWHKVSGSYTLPFFIVGIIFYFTGSMQGTAEAFRTTNLYWHFTDFTVAHSHLTMYGIICFFMWAGIYALVPRLTGKEPPQILVGAHFWLALIGLMFYTVPLMYGSTLKGMLWMQGKPFIEGVVMMAPYWVWRAVGGSLMWLSHLFFAYNFYRMVVKREEVNVAKTAIEKLNLSMSK; encoded by the coding sequence ATGAAAAACAAGTGCTTTGTTTTATTTACCCGGCTTTTCATTCTAAGCTACATACTGGGCGCCTTTGAATCGGCCTTCGGACAAGAGCAGGCTGGCGTTTTTGAAAAAACACATCCTGCATTAGGGGTACTGCTTTTTATTGCCCTGATTACCACTGGCATTGTCTTTCTGGCTGTCTGGCTTAAAACCAGGCAGGGTCGGATCAATCAGGAAACCAAAAATTACGATGCCCCTGTAAAGGAAGAAAAAATGAGTACTTACATTAAAAATATGGATAGCGAAGAAATCGATGCATTCTTAAAATTCAAATCAACTACCAAAAAGGGACCCGGCACACCCACGTTTTTAATTGCCACATTTCTGATGCTGCTTCCCGCCAGTTCGATACTGGCCCAGGACACAACACCTGTTAAGGAAACTGGCGGGCTCTTTAGCGATACCGGAATTATAATTACCATTGTTCTAATCTTGATTCCTGTATTAGTGGGGCTGATCCTGATGGTGATTAAAACATCTAATATCCTCAGGCAGTTGGCCAACCGCCGTCGCCTCAAGGAAGCGGAGCGGCTGGCGGAAATTCTTACAGAAACAGATAACCCTGAACTGATGGCTACCTTGGAGAAAAGAAAATCGGCACTTGATTATAGTCTTCACAGGACAGAGCTTTCGGGTAATTTGGATCCCGAAGATAACCGGGGACTGATTAACATTAAGTCCAATGCAGGTTTGCCAGTCGTTGAAGCCAAAAAGAAAGCCGTTAAACGCCCTAAAGTAGACCCTAAGCTAACCCGGCTGGTACTTTGGTATCTGGGCTGTGCAACGTTCTGGCTACTATTGGGCACAACCGTGGGAGAGTATCTGGGCATTAAATTTGTTGCCCCGGACGCTGATGCATCGCCTTGGCTGAGTTTCGGCAGACTAAGGCCTGTACATACGAACGCGGTTTTCTGGGGCTGGGCCTCCTTGGCCATGTTGGGGCTGGCCACTTATGTAGTACCCCGCGTGGGCAATACAAAACTGGCCAGTATCAAAATGGGCTGGTGGTCCCTGATACTGATTAACATCACGGTTGTCGCCGGATCGCTTTGCCTGATGGGAGGCATCAATAATGCAGGAGGCGAATACAGGGAATATATCTGGCCCGTTATGTTGCCTTTTGCTATTGCGCTGGTTCTTTCCCTGATCAATTTCCTCAACACTGTGGCGCAGCGAAAAACTACGGAAATCTATATCGCCAACTGGTATATTATAGCCGCAATTATCTTTACCATTGTCATCGCGCTGGTAGCTTATTTGCCCTGGTGGCAAAATGGTCTGGGGGAAACAATTGCTCAGGGATATTATATGCACCAGGGAGTAGGCATGTGGTTTATGCTCTTTACACTGGGCGTAGTATATTACTTCTTGCCGCAGCAACTCAATAAGCCCATTTACTCCTATAGTTTAGGAATACTGGCCTTCTGGACGCAAATATTGTTTTATACTCTGATAGGCACCCACCATTTTATTTTCAGTCCGATTCCCTGGTGGTTACAGACTGTCGCCATCGTTGGCAGCATGGGGATGGCTATCCCTGTAATCGCTGGCACAACTAATTTCCTGATGACCTTCAAGGGCGGCTGGCATAAAGTCTCCGGCAGTTATACTTTACCATTTTTCATTGTCGGTATTATCTTCTATTTTACCGGATCCATGCAGGGAACTGCAGAGGCCTTTCGGACAACCAATCTTTACTGGCACTTTACGGACTTCACTGTTGCACACTCGCACTTAACGATGTATGGTATTATTTGCTTCTTTATGTGGGCGGGCATTTATGCACTGGTGCCCCGCCTGACTGGCAAAGAACCTCCCCAGATCCTGGTGGGCGCCCATTTCTGGCTGGCACTCATCGGGCTTATGTTTTATACAGTGCCGCTGATGTATGGAAGCACGTTAAAAGGGATGCTCTGGATGCAGGGAAAACCCTTTATCGAAGGTGTCGTCATGATGGCTCCCTACTGGGTCTGGCGAGCTGTTGGTGGCTCTCTGATGTGGCTGTCCCACCTTTTCTTCGCCTACAATTTCTATCGCATGGTTGTTAAAAGAGAAGAAGTCAATGTGGCCAAGACTGCCATCGAAAAACTGAATCTTTCAATGAGTAAATAA
- a CDS encoding M28 family peptidase — translation MQSKNLLILIAGLLLGNSAVLHAQNNKADKLLDKTINQKQTTTLLTTLSADNMEGRKYGTPGIRKAAAVIAQQFKEAGLQPAKGDSGYYQNFAIYNSHIINKEIKINGVQIADSLSAIISTQPRIQADQQSGYEILQPGNQHELIKLLGQRRHPSSNALVILPKKFLRVLKMMPRLQQHQFQSDFTTIFIASDEAVKSFDIKAGNQLSAMHLANIVGILPGKSKPEELVIFSGHYDHLGTDPSNKQDSIYNGANDDASGTTAVMQLAKYYAKSGNNARTLVFAAFTAEEAGGFGSTFFSHQFDPAKVMAMFNIEMIGTQSKWGENSAYITGYDKTNMGELLQKNLEGTGFTFYPDPYTDQHLFYRSDNATLARQGVPAHTISTSKMDAEPNYHKVSDEISTLDLANMNRIIRCIALSARTIVNGTDTPSRVNTADLD, via the coding sequence ATGCAGTCAAAAAACCTACTCATTCTGATAGCTGGGCTACTATTAGGCAATAGCGCTGTCTTGCATGCTCAAAATAATAAGGCGGACAAATTGCTGGATAAGACGATTAACCAAAAGCAAACAACAACCTTGCTGACAACATTGTCTGCTGATAATATGGAGGGCAGAAAGTATGGCACACCCGGCATTCGGAAAGCAGCCGCGGTGATCGCCCAACAATTTAAAGAAGCCGGCCTGCAACCTGCGAAAGGAGACAGCGGGTATTACCAGAATTTCGCTATATACAACAGTCACATAATAAATAAGGAAATAAAAATAAATGGCGTGCAGATAGCGGACAGTCTTTCCGCGATTATCAGTACACAGCCGAGGATCCAGGCAGATCAGCAATCCGGATATGAAATTTTACAGCCAGGAAACCAACATGAACTTATCAAGTTATTGGGGCAGCGCCGTCACCCATCATCCAATGCGCTGGTTATTCTACCCAAGAAGTTTTTACGCGTTTTAAAAATGATGCCTAGATTACAACAGCATCAATTCCAGTCAGATTTTACAACAATTTTTATCGCTTCAGACGAAGCTGTCAAAAGTTTTGATATCAAAGCCGGCAACCAGCTTTCAGCAATGCATTTGGCTAATATAGTCGGCATACTACCTGGCAAATCAAAACCAGAGGAGTTGGTTATTTTTTCCGGCCATTATGACCATCTGGGAACTGATCCCAGCAACAAACAAGACAGCATTTATAACGGTGCCAATGACGATGCTTCGGGGACAACAGCCGTTATGCAGTTAGCGAAGTATTATGCCAAATCCGGAAATAACGCCAGGACGCTGGTCTTTGCTGCTTTTACGGCAGAGGAAGCCGGTGGCTTTGGTTCTACTTTTTTCTCCCATCAGTTCGACCCAGCCAAAGTGATGGCCATGTTTAATATAGAAATGATTGGCACGCAAAGCAAATGGGGAGAAAACTCAGCTTATATTACCGGCTATGACAAAACCAATATGGGAGAACTTTTGCAGAAAAATCTGGAAGGGACCGGCTTCACCTTCTATCCGGACCCGTATACCGATCAACATTTGTTCTACCGTTCAGACAATGCCACACTCGCCAGACAAGGTGTACCAGCCCATACGATCTCTACTTCCAAAATGGATGCCGAGCCTAATTATCATAAAGTCTCTGATGAGATTAGCACATTGGATCTGGCCAATATGAACCGTATCATCCGCTGCATTGCTTTAAGTGCCAGAACGATTGTAAATGGCACGGATACCCCTAGCAGAGTTAATACAGCAGATTTGGACTAA
- a CDS encoding mechanosensitive ion channel family protein, with product MNLFETNTTTATNIFKGLDEWISHHLHLSSSAIPYVKIPFLVLCLIILCCLVWWVARKICIMAVHRFVNKTKATWDDLLIERKVFLKISALLPVFIIKAAAPVIFASYPKTARIILELSDILIIGVFVVLIVAVLNTIAAVLSKMPSLKEKPIFSYIQVINIFVYLVGGILILSVLLGKSPLYFLGAMGAMTAVLMLIFKDTILGFVASIQISAYDMIRVGDWIEMPDYNTDGDVISINLNTVKVKNWDKTVSSVPTAGFLTSSFKNWRGMTDTGGRRIKRPIYLKMSSFKFCDAAMIDKFKRYHLLHDYIIGKEKELADYNAALGNEAHIDANTRRLTNVGLYRIYAKNYLDANPRLNHNLTTIVRQLDPTSEGLPLQLWCFTADVRWGPYEDTMSDIFDHLLTIAPEFGLEVFESPTGKDLMNAMAEVNLTSGTTR from the coding sequence ATGAATTTATTTGAAACAAACACCACCACTGCAACAAATATTTTTAAAGGATTAGACGAGTGGATCAGCCATCATCTGCATTTAAGTTCGTCAGCAATACCCTATGTGAAAATTCCCTTTTTGGTGCTTTGCCTTATTATCTTATGCTGTTTGGTATGGTGGGTAGCCAGAAAGATTTGTATTATGGCTGTTCACCGTTTTGTCAATAAGACCAAAGCAACCTGGGATGACCTATTGATAGAGAGAAAGGTTTTTCTGAAAATATCGGCATTATTGCCTGTTTTTATAATCAAGGCGGCAGCTCCGGTAATTTTTGCTAGCTATCCGAAGACGGCCCGTATTATTCTGGAGCTGTCTGATATATTGATTATTGGCGTCTTTGTTGTCTTAATTGTTGCGGTTTTAAATACGATTGCAGCAGTGCTGTCCAAAATGCCGTCATTAAAAGAAAAGCCCATCTTCAGCTATATTCAGGTGATTAATATTTTTGTGTATTTGGTGGGCGGTATCCTGATCCTCTCTGTTCTTTTAGGGAAAAGTCCGCTATACTTTTTGGGTGCCATGGGAGCCATGACAGCCGTTTTAATGTTAATCTTTAAAGATACCATACTTGGCTTTGTGGCCAGTATTCAAATTTCGGCTTATGATATGATTAGAGTGGGCGACTGGATAGAGATGCCAGACTATAATACAGATGGAGACGTGATTTCAATTAACCTGAATACGGTGAAAGTAAAGAACTGGGATAAAACGGTTTCTTCTGTCCCAACTGCCGGCTTTCTTACGTCTTCTTTTAAAAACTGGCGCGGCATGACTGATACTGGAGGGCGTAGGATTAAAAGACCCATCTATCTTAAAATGAGCAGCTTTAAATTTTGTGATGCGGCCATGATTGACAAATTTAAAAGATACCATTTGCTACATGACTATATAATAGGAAAAGAAAAAGAATTAGCCGACTATAATGCTGCTCTTGGTAATGAAGCCCATATTGATGCCAATACCCGCAGGTTGACCAATGTAGGACTGTATAGAATTTATGCCAAGAATTATCTGGATGCTAATCCCAGGCTCAACCATAACTTGACAACGATTGTACGACAGTTGGATCCGACATCGGAAGGGCTGCCTCTTCAGCTTTGGTGCTTTACTGCGGATGTAAGATGGGGACCTTATGAAGATACGATGAGTGATATTTTTGATCACTTATTGACCATTGCTCCGGAGTTTGGACTGGAGGTGTTTGAATCGCCTACTGGAAAGGATTTAATGAATGCAATGGCGGAAGTAAATTTAACAAGTGGTACGACCAGATAA
- a CDS encoding peroxiredoxin: MSIKLGDTAPNFQAKTSIGDIDFYEFLGDSWGVLFSHPADYTPVCTTELGATAAFQSEFEKRNVKVLALSVDGVESHKGWIKDINETQNVDVQYPIIADEDRKVSNLYDFIHPNAIATATVRSLLVIGPDKKVKLIITYPASTGRNFHEIIRVIDSLQLTANQGFSTPANWKPGEDVVISPAISTEDAKQKFPKGVREVKPYLRFTPAP, encoded by the coding sequence ATGTCTATAAAATTAGGTGATACTGCTCCTAACTTTCAGGCGAAGACTTCTATAGGTGATATAGATTTCTATGAGTTCCTTGGCGATAGCTGGGGCGTCTTATTTTCTCACCCTGCAGACTATACACCTGTATGTACAACTGAACTGGGTGCAACTGCAGCTTTCCAGTCAGAATTTGAAAAGCGTAATGTGAAAGTTCTGGCATTGAGTGTGGATGGCGTAGAAAGCCATAAAGGCTGGATCAAAGATATTAATGAGACCCAGAATGTAGATGTTCAATACCCAATTATTGCAGATGAGGACCGCAAAGTGTCTAACCTGTATGATTTTATCCATCCGAACGCTATCGCTACAGCAACTGTACGCTCTTTGTTAGTAATCGGACCAGATAAAAAAGTAAAACTGATCATCACCTACCCTGCTTCTACCGGCAGAAACTTTCATGAGATCATCCGCGTAATCGACTCGCTGCAGTTGACTGCCAATCAAGGTTTCTCTACTCCGGCCAATTGGAAACCAGGTGAAGATGTGGTGATCTCACCGGCAATTTCTACTGAAGATGCAAAACAAAAATTCCCTAAGGGTGTTAGAGAAGTAAAGCCTTATCTTCGCTTTACGCCTGCTCCTTAG
- a CDS encoding RrF2 family transcriptional regulator, which yields MLFSKTCEYAIRACIYIAQQSGEDKKVAIKEIARGIDSPEHFIAKILQNLSKKGFINSVKGPNGGFYMDKKNLKTTISDIVLLIDGDSLFTKCVLGLKQCSETKPCPLHNQYKHTRKEIIELFRCSRIGQISEQVEFNETFLKIK from the coding sequence ATGTTATTTTCAAAAACTTGCGAATACGCAATCAGGGCCTGTATTTATATAGCGCAACAGTCTGGAGAAGACAAAAAGGTTGCCATTAAGGAGATCGCCAGAGGGATCGATTCTCCTGAACATTTTATCGCAAAAATCTTACAAAACCTGAGTAAGAAGGGGTTTATCAACTCTGTAAAAGGACCCAACGGGGGCTTTTACATGGATAAAAAGAACCTGAAAACAACTATTTCCGATATCGTTCTGTTAATTGACGGAGACAGTTTGTTTACAAAATGTGTTCTTGGGCTTAAACAATGCTCGGAAACAAAACCCTGCCCACTGCATAATCAATACAAACATACCAGAAAAGAGATCATAGAACTTTTCCGTTGTTCCAGAATCGGTCAGATCAGTGAACAGGTAGAATTTAATGAGACCTTTCTGAAAATAAAATAA